A stretch of DNA from Phenylobacterium koreense:
ATATTCGGCCTGGGCGACCGGACCTTCGGCGGCGGCGACGAAATTCTCGACGTCGAGGCCGATCGGGAAGGCGCCGATCCTGGCCGAGCGACCGAAGGCGTGGGCGACGCCTTCGTCGTCGATCGAACCTTCGGCCTCGGTGCGGACATAGTCGCGGAAGGCCCCGGTGGAATCCTCGGTCTGGAAGCCGAGCAAGTCGTAGTCGAAGAGCGCAGCCACCAGCTCGCGGTGGTCCGGCAGGGTGATCAGCAACCGCCGAGCCGGCCAGGGGATGTGCAGGAAGAACCCGATCCGGTTCTTCAGACCCCGCGCCCGCAGCTCCCGCGCCAGGGGGATCAGGTGGTAGTCGTGGACCCAGATGAAGTCGTCGGGCCCGACCAGCGGGGTCAGGGCGTCGGCGAAGCGCGCGTTGACCCGTGCATAGCCCTCGCTGAAGGTCCGCTCGTAGGCGCTGAGGTCCACCCGGTAGTGGAACAGCGGCCAGAGAGTCCGGTTGGCGTAGCCGTTGTAGTATTCCAGCCGGTCCTGTTCCTCGAGATCGACCGTGGCGACGGTGACCCCGCCGATCCGCTGGACCGAGAGCTGGCCGGTGTATTCGTCGACCGTCTGGCCGCTCCAGCCGAACCAGACGCCGCTGTGCTCGCGCAGGGCGGCGGCGAGCGCCATGGCCAGGCCGCCGACGGCGCCGTCTCCTGTATCTCCGGGCGGCTGGACGCGATTGGAGACGACGATCAGGCGTCCCATGGGCCGCACTCCCGATTACTGCTGACGCGCGCGACGATCGCACGTATAGATTTGCGCAGGACGCTTAATTCAGAGCTCTTTCCTGCAAAACGTCAGAATATAGATCGCCGCTGGACTATAACGCAGCAGGCGCTGCCATTGATCCAAGCGGACGCTCAAAACTAATTGAAGGTGTTATTCGACGCACCCGACGGTGGTCTTTTATCACACCTGACGCCACCGTCGCCCAACCTCACGCACCTGTGAGATTCACCCAGCGACACCCGGTCACATCCTTCGCCGTGCGCTTTGGCTCCATATGGTCCCTCTCGGAGTGAGCGATGCGCGCGCCACGCGCGGCGCGACCAGCCGAAATCGAAAAGGAGACCACGGACGCCGATGCTGCGCGCCTTGACGCCCCCTGCCGCCCATCAGATCAAGCACTGGCTGGCCCATGCCTGGTCCACGCTCGCCTTCGCCGTCCTGGCGACCGGCGTGTTGCAGGTCGGCGCCCACGCCGCGGCCCGCGCCGACTTCATCAGCGCCCATCCCGAGCCCGCTCGGGTCGTGGAATTGACGCCGACCATGCGCACGGTGCAGGTGCTGACCTGGGAAGGCGCAGACGTCGACGGCGACGGCGCGCCGGATTTCGCGAACCCCACCGGCAAGGCGCCGCGCGTCCACGACGCCTATGGCTACGGTGCGTTCGGCGCCTCGCGCGACGGCGGCTCACGCAGGCACGAGGGCGTCGACTACATGGCCGAGGCCGGCCAGGACGTCACCGCTCCCCTCTCCGGCTACGTCACCAAGATCGGCGCGGCCTACGCCGGCGACAACGATCTGAAGTTCGTCGAGATCACCAACAGGGCCATCGATTACACGGCGCGGGTCTTCTATGTGGATCCCACGGTCGGGGTCGGCGACGTGGTGCGCCTGGGCCAAGTCATCGGCGCCGCGCACAGCCTGCAGCACAAGTACCCGGGCGGCATGACCAACCACGTGCATCTCGAGGTGTTCGGCACGAACCAGAAACGCCTCGATGCGACCGCCCTGCTCACCCAGGAATATGTGACCCGGATCGTCGGCTAGGCTAGGCCGGCTATTTCGCGACCGCGGCGGGCCGCTCGCTCACGGGCGGGGCGACGCGCGGCGGCTTCTTTGTCGGGGGTGTATAGACGCCCGCCGTGCTGGTCGAGGCCACACCTCCCCCGCTCTCGTCCACGCAGCCGACCAGCGAACCGGTGTGGAGCAGATTATCCTTTCCCAGATAGCTGCAGGCCTTTCCGTCATAGGCCGAACAGGCGGCGACCTTGTCGTAGACGCCGTCTTGGACGCCGGCCGACGTGTTGCAGGCGCATCTGCACATCGGCTTGGACTGCTGCTGCGGCTTCTGTTGCGCATGGGCCCCGCCGGCGACGAGCATCGACAGGGCGGCGAACGCGGACAGGGCGTGTGTGAAACGCATGGATTAGCTCCCCTTGCTGATCGCCCACCCCCGCGCTCAACCGAAAGAACAACGTTCGAATATCTCAGCCGCAGTCGACCCCGCCAGCAAAAAGAAAAGGCCCAGGCTTTCGCCTGGGCCTCTGCGTTTCGCTCTGGTCGAAGCCTTAGTTGCGCGACTGGTCGACCAGCTTGTTCTTGGTGATCCAGGGCATCATGGCGCGCAGGCGCTGGCCGACTTCCTCGATCTGGTGTTCCGAGGCACGGCGGCGGGTGGCCTTCAGGCTCGGCTGGCCGGCTTCGTTCTCCAGCATGAAGTCGCGGACGAAACGGCCGGACTGGATGTCTTCCAGCACCTTCTTCATTTCCGCCTTGGTGTCGGCGGTCACGACGCGCGGGCCGGTGACGTACTCGCCGTACTCGGCGGTGTTGGAGATCGAGTAATTCATGTTCGAGATGCCGCCTTCGTAGATCAGGTCCACGATCAGCTTCACCTCGTGCAGGCACTCGAAATAGGCCATCTCGGGGGCGTAGCCCGCCTCGACCAGGGTTTCGAAGCCAGCGCGGATCAGTTCCACCAGGCCACCGCAGAGCACGGCCTGTTCGCCGAACAGGTCAGTCTCGCACTCTTCACGGAAGGTCGTCTCGATGACGCCCGAACGGCCGCCGCCGATGGCCGAGGCGTAGGCCAGGCCCAGGTCGAGGGCGTTGCCGGTCGGGTTGGCGTGGATGGCGATCAGGCAGGGCACGCCGCCGCCCTTCTGGTATTCGCCGCGCACGGTGTGGCCCGGGCCCTTCGGGGCGACCATCAGGACGTCGATGGTGTCCTTGGGCTCGATCAGGTTGAAGTGCACGTTCAGGCCGTGGGCGAACAGCAGGGCCGAGCCGTCCTTGATGTGCGGAGCGATTTCGTTGGCGTAGATGCCGCGCTGCAGTTCGTCGGGCGCCAGGACCATGATGGCGTCGGCCCAGGCCGAGGCCTCGGCGACGGTCATGACCTTCAGGCCGTCGGCTTCCACCTTCTTGGCGGTGGCCGAGCCGGGACGCAGGGCTACCACGACGTCCTTGACGCCGGAGTCCTTAAGGTTGAGCGCGTGAGCGCGACCTTGGCTGCCATAGCCTACGATCGCGATCTTCTTGTCCAGGATGCGGGCGAGGTCGGCGTCGCGGTCATAGTAGACGCGCATGATCATTCTCCTGAAGTCGAAGGTAGCCGCGGTTTCACGCAACGGCGCCGCAGCAAAGGCCGGGCTATGGAGGGGAATTTTGCGCCGAGGTCAAGGGAGGCTCGCCCCAATGCGGCGTTTCGCCGGAAAAACCGATCGCGAACGGTCGTGCTTGAACCCAAAGCGCCGCCGTCCGACATAGACTATCCAAATTCGGAGGACACCTGCATGGCGGCGACGCCCAAGGACGTGGTCGGCTTCTGGACGGCCGCCGGACCGGAGAAGTGGTTCAAGAAGAACCCCAAGTTCGACCACTCGATCGCGCTGAAGTTCGAGCCGGTCCACCACGCGGCTGCGCGCGGCGAGTACGACGCCTGGATGGCGAGCGCCGAGGGCTCGCTGGCCCTGCTGATCCTGCTCGACCAGTTTCCCCGCAACCTCTACCGCAACTCAGGGCACGCCTTCGCCACCGACTCCAAGGCGCGGAGCATCGCCCGCGCGGCTGTTGCGTCAGGCCAGGACCGGGCCGTCGATCCGACGCTCCGCCAGTTCTTCTACCTGCCCTTCGAGCATTCGGAGGAGAAGGCCGACCAGGACGAGGCCGTCCGGCTGTTCACGATCCTCAAGGAGGAGAGCGGCGACGGCGAAGGGCTGCGCTGGGCCGAGCTGCACCGCGACATCATCGTGAAATTCGGGCGCTTCCCGCACCGAAACCGCTGCCTGGGGCGGGCGACCACCCCCAACGAGCAGGCGTTCCTCGACGAGGGCGGCTTCGCCGGCTAGCGCCGGTCAGCGGATATCCCGCTGGACCTGCATCCGCGAGGTGTCGTTCTGCGCGTCCTGGCGTAGCTGGCGCCATTCGGACTCGGTGTGGCAGACGCGCTTGCCGAAGCGGGAGCCAGTCACCGGCTCCTCCTTGCAGACCATCTTTTCCTTTTGCGGCTTGGCGGCTGCGGGAGCGGCGGCCGGGGTGGACTGCGGCGCGGCCTGGGCGATCGGTTCGCCGGCCGCAAACAGAGCCACCGAGGCGAGAAGTGAAATGAACACTGGAGATAGATCCTGTCTGGAGGGCGCGCCTTCTCAGGCGGCGCCGAAGTTCGCTTTTCGCAAACCTGCGATATTTCGCGCTGGCGGTCCAGCGGCGCGCCGACCCGAGATTCCCAGTGGAGCGGCGCCGTATGCCCCGATAGGTTGCGCCCATGTCGACCGAAACCCAGCAAGCCCGCGCCGAGACGCTCAAGCACCACTTCGGGCGATTGGGGCTGTCGGCCAAGCCGGCCTTCCTGGCCCTTTACGCCGTCGCGGCGCTGGCGCTGTTCGGCTATGCGCAGAAGTTCGTTCCGGCTTCGCTGCTGCGCTATCCGTTCGGGCTTCTCTTCTTCCTCCCGCCGGGCGCGGTGCTGGCGGCCTGGATCTTCCGCACCAGCCGCGGCGGTTTCCGGTTCGACTGGAAGTGGGCGTTCCTGTCGGGCGTCGTCGCCCTGCTGCTCTGGGAGGGCGTGGCCAAGGGCGCGGCATGGGCGGTCACGCAGGCGACCGGAACCCCGTACGACCAAGCCTTCCCGCTGGAGCGGAACGTGAAGCCTGCGCCGGGCAAGAACTTCTACCGCAACGACATCACCGGCACGAAGTGCCTCCACCGCCTGCAGGGAAAGCTGCTGCACGACACCCTGCCGCAGCACCTGTGCCTGGAGGGCGCGGACTACTCGAAACTGGCCGACGGCGTGCAGGACGTGCGGCTACACGGACGGGTGGGCTTGCTTGGCCGAAGCATAGACGGATATGAGCTGCCGGCTCGCACTTCGCCCTCTTCGGGCGCAGACTGAAGGCTCCGAATCACCCGCAGGTCAGCCGATGAACGCCCACGTCGCCATCGCCGCCAGCACGGCCGATCATCCCGAGCAGCAGTATCTCTCCCTGCTCGCGGACATCCTTGAGAACGGCGTCCAGCGGGGCGACCGGACCGGCACCGGCACGCTTGGCGTCTTCGGTCGCCAGATGCGGTTCGACCTGGCCAAGGGCTTCCCGCTCCTGACCACCAAGAAGCTGCACCGCAAGTCGATCATCCTGGAGCTGCTGTGGTTCCTGCGCGGCGACACCAATGTCCGCTGGCTGCAGGAGCGCGGGGTCAGCATCTGGGACGAATGGGCGGACGAGAGCGGCGAACTCGGCCCGGTCTATGGCAAGCAGTGGCGTTCGTGGACCGCCCCCGATGGCCGGGTGATCGACCAGATCGCCGCGGTGCTCGAAGGGCTGAAGACCATGCCCAATTCGCGCCGGCACATCGTCTCGGCCTGGAACCCGGCCGAGGTGGACGACATGGCCCTGCCGCCGTGCCACTGTCTCTTCCAGTTCTTCGTGGCGGACGGGAAGCTATCCTGCCAGCTCTACCAGCGCTCGGCCGACGTCTTCCTGGGCGTGCCGTTCAATATCGCCTCCTACGCCCTGCTGACCATGATGATGGCCAAGGCGACCGGCCTGGAGCCCGGCGAGTTCGTCCATACCCTGGGCGACGCGCACCTCTACCTGAACCACCTGGACCAGGCGCGCGAGCAGTTGACGCGGGAGCCCTACCCGCTTCCGGTCATGGAGATCGCCGACAAGCGCGACCTCTTCGGGTTCGAGTACGAGGACTTCAAGCTGCGCGGCTACAAGGCGCACGAGAAGATCGCCGCCCCGATCGCGGTCTGACCCTTACAGATTTGCGAGTTCCGCGACCGCGCCCTGAGAGGCCGGGGCGGTTTGCTCTCCTGGTCCGGAACGATCCGGGCCGACACATCAAGGAGAGCCCAATGCGCAACCTCGTCGCCCCCGCCGCCCTCGTCCTGAGCCTCGCCCTCGGTTCGGCCGCCCTGGCCGCCACCCCCGCAAGCGCCCCGGCGAAGCCCGCCCCCGCCACGACCAAAGCCAGCATGGCGACCAAGCGCGCCGCCTGCGAAAAGTCGTGGGCTAGCCAGAAGTCCCACACTGGCGACAAGGCGGCCTTCGTGAAGGCGTGCGTCGCCAAGGGATAATTCCCTTAGGCGCCGGCCGGGCGGCCGGTCTCCCGCGGCCGCCCGGCTGTCTTGCAGTTCCCCGATGAACGGAGCCATCCTCGCAACCGACCCTCAGCCAGACCCTCAGCCTCGGGGACCAAGGCCATGAGCCGCCGCATCCTGCTGGTAGAAGACGACGCCGAGACGGCGGACTACATCCTCAAGGGCCTGCGCGAGGAGGGCTACACCGCCGAGCACGTCGCCGACGGCCGCGACGGCTTCTACGCCGCCAGCGACGCCGGCTTCGACGCCATCATCATGGACCGCATGGTGCCGGGCATGGACGGCTTGAGCGTCATCAAGGCCCTGCGCGCGGCCTCCATCGCCACCCCGATCATCATCCTCTCGGCGCTCAGCCACCTGGACGAGCGGGTGAAAGGCCTGCGGGCCGGCGGCGACGACTACCTGACCAAGCCCTTCGGCTATTCGGAGCTTTCGGCGCGGCTGGAGAACATCATGCGTCGCCGTGGCGGGCCGGAGGTGGAGACCAGGCTGACCTGCGGCGACCTGGCGGTCGACCTGCTGGCGCGCCGGGTGACCCGCGAGGGCCGCGTGCTCGACCTGCTGCCGCGGGAGTTCAAGCTGCTGGAGTACCTGATGCGGCACAAGGATCGGGTGGTGACCCGGACCATGCTGCTGGAACAGGTCTGGGACTACCGCTTCGACCCGCACACCAGCGTGGTCGACACCCATATCAGCCGCCTGCGCAAGAAGATCGACGAAGGCTTCGCGCAGCCGCTGCTGCACACCCTGCGCGGAACGGGCTACCGGCTGTCGCAGGAGCCATGAGCACGGCTCCGTTGCGCCTTCGCCCCCGCACGGTCATCGCCCTGATGCTGGCGGTGGCTATTCCGGCCCTGGCCGTGGGCCTGCTTACGGTCGACCGCATCGGCGAGGCGATCATCGCCGAGCGGCAGCGGGCCGTGGCCGCCGCCGCCCGGGACTATTTCGTCGCCTTCGCCCACGAGGAGGGGCTCACCCCCCTCGCCCGCGCCCTCGACCTTCGCGAGCGCACCGACCCGCAAGGCGCTTTCCGCTACGCGCTCTACGGCGCGGACGGCCGCCGGCTGGGTGGTGCGGACCTGACGCCCGCCGAGGGACTGCCGCCGTCCGGCGAGGCGCGCATGAAGATCCCGAGCGAGGGCCGCAACGCACCCTGGCGGGTGATGGTACAGCCGCTGTCCACCGGCGGCACGCTGGTCGTCTACGAGGACATCAGCGAACGCATCGCCTTCCGCCGCGCGCTGGTGGCCAGCGCGGGCGTGGCGCTGCTCGCGGCCATAGGCGTGGTGACGCTGGCGGCGCTGTGGCTGAACCGGCGGCTGCTCGACCGCATGGAGACCCTGGCCGCCACCGCCCATCGCATCGCCGAGGGCGATCTTTCGGCCCGCACCGAGATCCACCCCAAGGGCGACGTCTTCGACCGCCTGGGCGAATCCATGAACGGCATGCTCGACCGCATCGAGGAACTGATGACCGGCATGCGGACGATCACCGACAGCCTGGCGCACGACCTGCGCTCGCCATTGACGCGAATGCGCGCCGACCTTTCCCAGGCCCTGGAGCCCGACCTGCCCGAACGCAACCGTCAGGAGGCGATCGCCCTGGCGCATGACGAGGCCGACCGGGCGCTGGCCATGCTGTCGGCCCTGATGGACATCGCCCGGGCGGAGGCCGGCCTGTCGCGCGACATGATGGAGCCGGTCGACCTCTCCGTCCTGGTCGCCGAGGTCGGCGAGTTGTTCGCCCCGGTAGTCGAGGACGCCGGCCAGACCTTCGTTCCGCCCGAGCCGCGCGCGCCGCTGGTCGTCCAGGGGCATGAGCTGATCCTGCGCCAGGCGGTCGGCAACCTGCTGCACAACGCCGCCCAGCACGCCGGGCCCGGCGCCGAGGTGCGGCTGATGCTGGAGGAGGCGGGCGGGCGCATACGGATCGTGGTGAGCGACACCGGCCCCGGCATTCCCGAGGAACACCGCGGCCGGGTGCGCGAACGGTTCGTGCGGCTGGACGAGGCGAGGTCGCGGCCCGGCGGGGGCCTGGGCCTGGCCATCGCTGCGGCTTGCGCCAAGCTGCACGACGGGGTGCTGGACCTGGAGGACGCGCATCCGGGGCTGCGAGTCGTGATCGACTTGGCCGATACGCGCTAGCTGCTACAGAAGGGGCATGAGCACGCCCATCCTCGCCGCCGGTCCCATCGCCCGCGCCCGCAACGGCGTCATCGGCCGGGGCGGAACCCTGCCCTGGCGACTGAAGACCGACCTGGCCAACTTCCGCGCCGTGACCATGGGCAAGCCGGTGATCATGGGCCGCAAGACCTGGGAGAGCCTGCCCAAGAAGCCGCTGGTCGGGCGCACCAACATCGTGCTGTCGCGGGACGGATCCTTCGAACCCAAGGGCGCGGTGGTCTGCGACGACTTCGCCGACGCAGTCTCCATCGCCCGCGAACAGGCGGCCGAGGACGGCGTGCCCGAGTTCTGCGTGATCGGCGGCGCCTCGCTGTTCGAGTTGGCCCTGACCCGCGCCAAGCGGATCTACCTGACCGAGGTCGACGCCGACATCGAGGGCGACGTCGTGCTCTCGCCCATCGACGAGGGCCGCTGGACCGAGGTCCGCAGCCAGTCCTATCCGGCCGGCGAGGGCGACGAACATCCGTTTAAAATTAGGGTTCTGGAGCGCCGCTGATCGGGCCATAGTTCCGGCAACGCCACCGAGCCGTGTGGCGACAACAGGAGGGACCGCGTCCATGGATCTGCAGCTCGTCGCCGAGGGGTTCGAGTTCCCAGAGGGCCCAATCGCCATGTCCGATGGCTCGGTGATCCTCACCGAGATCAAGGCCCAGCGGTTGACCCGCGTCTATCCGGACGGCCGCAAGGAGACCGTGGTCGAGACCGGCGGCGGCCCGAACGGCGCGGCGATCGGCCCGGACGGCGCCATCTACATCACCAACAACGGCGGCGCGTTCCAGTGGATCGAGAACCAGGGGATGACCATCCCCGGTCCTACCCCGCCCTCGCACACCGGCGGCTATATCCAGCGCTACGACTTGAAGACCGGCGAACTGACAACGCTCTACAGCGAGTGCGACGGGCGCAGGCTGATCGGTCCCAACGACATCGTGTTCGACAAGCAGGGCGGGTTCTGGTTCTCCGACCACGGCTGCTCGACGCCGGAAGGCCGCAAGTACGGCGCGATCTACTACGCCAAGATCGATGGCGGCCACATCACCCGCGAGCGCGACCACATCGTCTCGC
This window harbors:
- a CDS encoding response regulator transcription factor, with translation MSRRILLVEDDAETADYILKGLREEGYTAEHVADGRDGFYAASDAGFDAIIMDRMVPGMDGLSVIKALRAASIATPIIILSALSHLDERVKGLRAGGDDYLTKPFGYSELSARLENIMRRRGGPEVETRLTCGDLAVDLLARRVTREGRVLDLLPREFKLLEYLMRHKDRVVTRTMLLEQVWDYRFDPHTSVVDTHISRLRKKIDEGFAQPLLHTLRGTGYRLSQEP
- a CDS encoding dihydrofolate reductase, translating into MSTPILAAGPIARARNGVIGRGGTLPWRLKTDLANFRAVTMGKPVIMGRKTWESLPKKPLVGRTNIVLSRDGSFEPKGAVVCDDFADAVSIAREQAAEDGVPEFCVIGGASLFELALTRAKRIYLTEVDADIEGDVVLSPIDEGRWTEVRSQSYPAGEGDEHPFKIRVLERR
- a CDS encoding sensor histidine kinase, whose protein sequence is MSTAPLRLRPRTVIALMLAVAIPALAVGLLTVDRIGEAIIAERQRAVAAAARDYFVAFAHEEGLTPLARALDLRERTDPQGAFRYALYGADGRRLGGADLTPAEGLPPSGEARMKIPSEGRNAPWRVMVQPLSTGGTLVVYEDISERIAFRRALVASAGVALLAAIGVVTLAALWLNRRLLDRMETLAATAHRIAEGDLSARTEIHPKGDVFDRLGESMNGMLDRIEELMTGMRTITDSLAHDLRSPLTRMRADLSQALEPDLPERNRQEAIALAHDEADRALAMLSALMDIARAEAGLSRDMMEPVDLSVLVAEVGELFAPVVEDAGQTFVPPEPRAPLVVQGHELILRQAVGNLLHNAAQHAGPGAEVRLMLEEAGGRIRIVVSDTGPGIPEEHRGRVRERFVRLDEARSRPGGGLGLAIAAACAKLHDGVLDLEDAHPGLRVVIDLADTR
- a CDS encoding thymidylate synthase, translating into MNAHVAIAASTADHPEQQYLSLLADILENGVQRGDRTGTGTLGVFGRQMRFDLAKGFPLLTTKKLHRKSIILELLWFLRGDTNVRWLQERGVSIWDEWADESGELGPVYGKQWRSWTAPDGRVIDQIAAVLEGLKTMPNSRRHIVSAWNPAEVDDMALPPCHCLFQFFVADGKLSCQLYQRSADVFLGVPFNIASYALLTMMMAKATGLEPGEFVHTLGDAHLYLNHLDQAREQLTREPYPLPVMEIADKRDLFGFEYEDFKLRGYKAHEKIAAPIAV
- a CDS encoding alpha,alpha-trehalose-phosphate synthase (UDP-forming) — its product is MGRLIVVSNRVQPPGDTGDGAVGGLAMALAAALREHSGVWFGWSGQTVDEYTGQLSVQRIGGVTVATVDLEEQDRLEYYNGYANRTLWPLFHYRVDLSAYERTFSEGYARVNARFADALTPLVGPDDFIWVHDYHLIPLARELRARGLKNRIGFFLHIPWPARRLLITLPDHRELVAALFDYDLLGFQTEDSTGAFRDYVRTEAEGSIDDEGVAHAFGRSARIGAFPIGLDVENFVAAAEGPVAQAEYERMRASVNGRDMIIGVDRLDYSKGLEDRFLAYEQVLHDHEELREKVFLLQIATPSREEVVAYQEIRARLDAVSGRINGAFATVDWVPIRYVNRTYRRDELAGVYRAARIGLVTPLRDGMNLVAKEYVAAQDPKDPGVLVLSQFAGASEQMAEALIVNPFDRAAVAEGIVKGLGMERAERIERWTALMDNLRKTDVIAWRDAYVAALIG
- a CDS encoding M23 family metallopeptidase, whose translation is MLRALTPPAAHQIKHWLAHAWSTLAFAVLATGVLQVGAHAAARADFISAHPEPARVVELTPTMRTVQVLTWEGADVDGDGAPDFANPTGKAPRVHDAYGYGAFGASRDGGSRRHEGVDYMAEAGQDVTAPLSGYVTKIGAAYAGDNDLKFVEITNRAIDYTARVFYVDPTVGVGDVVRLGQVIGAAHSLQHKYPGGMTNHVHLEVFGTNQKRLDATALLTQEYVTRIVG
- the ilvC gene encoding ketol-acid reductoisomerase, with protein sequence MRVYYDRDADLARILDKKIAIVGYGSQGRAHALNLKDSGVKDVVVALRPGSATAKKVEADGLKVMTVAEASAWADAIMVLAPDELQRGIYANEIAPHIKDGSALLFAHGLNVHFNLIEPKDTIDVLMVAPKGPGHTVRGEYQKGGGVPCLIAIHANPTGNALDLGLAYASAIGGGRSGVIETTFREECETDLFGEQAVLCGGLVELIRAGFETLVEAGYAPEMAYFECLHEVKLIVDLIYEGGISNMNYSISNTAEYGEYVTGPRVVTADTKAEMKKVLEDIQSGRFVRDFMLENEAGQPSLKATRRRASEHQIEEVGQRLRAMMPWITKNKLVDQSRN
- a CDS encoding DUF924 family protein, with the protein product MAATPKDVVGFWTAAGPEKWFKKNPKFDHSIALKFEPVHHAAARGEYDAWMASAEGSLALLILLDQFPRNLYRNSGHAFATDSKARSIARAAVASGQDRAVDPTLRQFFYLPFEHSEEKADQDEAVRLFTILKEESGDGEGLRWAELHRDIIVKFGRFPHRNRCLGRATTPNEQAFLDEGGFAG
- a CDS encoding SMP-30/gluconolactonase/LRE family protein, whose product is MDLQLVAEGFEFPEGPIAMSDGSVILTEIKAQRLTRVYPDGRKETVVETGGGPNGAAIGPDGAIYITNNGGAFQWIENQGMTIPGPTPPSHTGGYIQRYDLKTGELTTLYSECDGRRLIGPNDIVFDKQGGFWFSDHGCSTPEGRKYGAIYYAKIDGGHITRERDHIVSPNGIGLSPDERTVYLADTQLGRLWAFDVAEAGKLTPPQGFGPGRVICNLPGYQLLDSLAVEASGKVCVATIINGGITAFDPDGSVEHFPVPDTITTNICFGGPDMKTAWITASATGKLYKAAWPRPGLKLNFNA